The following proteins come from a genomic window of Populus nigra chromosome 6, ddPopNigr1.1, whole genome shotgun sequence:
- the LOC133697658 gene encoding uncharacterized protein LOC133697658 — protein MDFFFRGLSEDPAPSQLDIHRCPFLRNINEPTSFSLSSSMPFPMPVRMGKGPIFEDGPNFDMAFRLFHGHDGVVPLSERSLSNAEKVEPQLTVPKFNPLAAKAATISLSSFGAGGPFSFDAFSKKWNNQKKNSNSSKKGSSSQGGQSNHEALSNEWLQTGNCPIAKSYRAVSSVLPLVAKVLKPPPGMNIKCPPAVIAARAAISRTSFAKNLRPQPLPSKILVIGMLGMAANVPLGIWREHTKKFSPSWFAAVHAAVPFIAMLRKSILMPKSAMALTIGASILGQVIGSRAERYRLKAVAAKRMPLADTPASSSSQLQVVAVKSGHCGALVEYPVSLQMAGNSSSAADVFC, from the exons ATGGACTTTTTCTTCAGAGGTCTAAGTGAGGATCCCGCACCTTCTCAGCTAGACATCCATAGGTGTCCCTTTCTGAGAAACATTAATGAGCCCACTAGTTTTTCCCTTTCCTCATCCATGCCTTTCCCAATGCCT GTGCGCATGGGTAAGGGTCCAATTTTTGAAGATGGTCCCAATTTTGACATGGCTTTTAGGCTATTCCATGGACATGATGGAGTAGTCCCACTTTCTGAAAGATCTTTATCAAATGCTGAGAAAGTAGAACCTCAACTCACTGTACCTAAATTCAATCCTTTAGCTGCAAAGGCAGCCACCATCAGTCTTTCATCCTTTGGAGCTGGGGGGCCCTTCAGTTTTGATGCGTTTTCTAAGAAGTGGAATAATCAGAAGAAAAACTCCAATTCATCCAAGAAAGGGTCGTCTTCACAG GGAGGACAATCTAATCATGAGGCATTGAGCAATGAGTGGCTGCAAACTGGAAACTGCCCTATTGCGAAATCTTATCGGGCAGTTAGCAGTGTCTTGCCACTTGTAGCTAAGGTTCTGAAACCCCCTCCAGGCATGAACATCAAGTGCCCACCTGCAGTGATTGCAGCCAGAGCAGCTATATCACGAACTTCCTTTGCAAAGAATCTCCGGCCACAGCCCTTGCCCTCAAAAATACTTGTGATTGGGATGTTGGGTATGGCAGCAAATGTTCCTTTAGGAATATGGAGGGAACACACCAAAAAATTTTCGCCATCATGGTTTGCTGCTGTCCATGCTGCAGTTCCATTCATAGCCATGCTTAGGAAATCCATATTGATGCCAAAGTCAGCCATGGCACTTACCATTGGAGCATCTATATTAGGACAGGTTATTGGATCTAGGGCAGAGCGGTACCGGCTGAAGGCAGTAGCTGCCAAGAGAATGCCTCTAGCCGACACCCCTGCCAGTAGCTCCAGTCAGTTGCAAGTTGTTGCTGTTAAGAGTGGACATTGCGGCGCTCTGGTGGAATATCCAGTTTCCCTTCAGATGGCAGGGAATTCCTCTTCAGCAGCAGATGTGTTCTGCTAA
- the LOC133697458 gene encoding uncharacterized protein LOC133697458 encodes MDDEASNSSSGNNNNNNKNLTNDNNNKSPVLGGFLDASKAEKSVWLMKCPSIVSRFLRSQEHEGGDGDASSPPVAKVIVSVDPLKSNDDDNSATEFTMEMAGTGPGEGLKSYSMEMSKDLVDMSVFSESSQGKLSVEGRILNKFDVRPHSENLENYRKICRERTKKYMVKSRQIKVIDNDTGSHMMPMPGMIISGLADKKKLPIKASDMKRTRRDRREMEGIMFKLFEKQPNWTLKQLVQETDQPEQFVKDMLKDLCVYNNKGSNQGSYELKPEYKKSNEEPAPE; translated from the exons ATGGACGATGAGGCAAGCAACAGCAGCAGcggcaacaacaacaacaacaacaaaaaccttACAAATGACAATAATAACAAAAGTCCTGTTCTTGGTGGGTTCTTGGATGCAAGCAAAGCAGAGAAATCAGTTTGGTTGATGAAATGTCCTTCAATAGTCTCTCGTTTTCTACGAAGCCAAGAACATGAAGGTGGTGATGGTGATGCCTCTTCGCCACCTGTAGCTAAAGTCATTGTCTCTGTTGACCCTCTTAAAagcaatgatgatgataattctGCTACTGAG TTCACTATGGAAATGGCTGGCACTGGACCTGGAGAAGGACTCAAGTCTTACTCTATGGAAATGTCTAAAGACTTAGTTGATATGTCTGTGTTTTCTGAGTCATCTCAAG GAAAGCTGTCTGTGGAGGGAAGAATACTGAACAAATTTGATGTGAGGCCTCATAGTGAAAACCTTGAGAACTATAGAAAAATCTGTcgtgaaagaacaaaaaagtacATGGTCAAGAGTAGACAAATAAAG GTCATCGACAATGACACTGGGAGTCATATGATGCCTATGCCGGGGATGATTATATCTGGACTCGCT GATAAGAAGAAACTGCCAATCAAGGCATCAGATATGAAAAGGACTAGAAGAGACCGTAGAGAAATGGAAGGGATTATGTTTAAgctttttgaaaagcaaccaaaCTGGACACTAAAACAGCTGGTCCAAGAGACAGACCAACCTGAA CAATTTGTTAAAGACATGCTTAAAGACCTTTGTGTCTATAACAACAAGGGAAGTAATCAAGGATCATATGAGCTGAAGCCGGAATACAAGAAATCAAACGAGGAACCAGCGCCTGAATAG